In a single window of the Populus alba chromosome 16, ASM523922v2, whole genome shotgun sequence genome:
- the LOC118039373 gene encoding gamma-interferon-responsive lysosomal thiol protein isoform X1 gives MTSTKLVFTFIVASFLIFLLPPSHAASHSDFEDIKISSSMDSQMVNLSVYYEALSPSCATFIIQNLTGVFDDDLITITNLRMVPWGNAHVNETDNTIICQNGRDECFLHKIQACAINVWNDVDKYYALIHCIEFLVIDGTHSDWQSCFNSLGLSEEPILECYNNGTGAKLQALNGYETAHLDPPHVFMPWVVVNNKSLGKDYGEFTTYICSSYKGKIKPNACKSST, from the exons atgacttcTACAAAACTAGTCTTCACATTCATCGTTGCTTCCTTCTTGATCTTCCTTCTACCTCCATCTCACGCTGCTTCTCACTCAGATTTCGAAGATATCAAGATATCATCCTCCATGGATTCTCAAATGGTTAACCTCTCTGTTTACTATGAAGCATTAAGCCCATCTTGTGCAACCTTCATTATCCAAAATCTCACAGGTGTCTTCGACGATGATCTCATCACCATCACCAATCTCAGGATGGTACCTTGGGGTAATGCTCATGTCAACGAAACAGACAACACCATCATTTGTCAG AATGGTCGTGATGAATGTTTTCTGCATAAAATTCAAGCCTGCGCCATCAATGTCTGGAATGATGTG GACAAATATTATGCACTGATTCACTGCATTGAGTTCCTTGTTATCGATGGAACGCATTCGGATTGGCAGTCTTGTTTCAACTCGCTTGGATTGTCCGAAGAACCTATTTTGGAGTGTTATAACAATGGAACTGGAGCAAAG CTTCAAGCTTTAAATGGTTATGAAACTGCACATCTTGATCCGCCTCATGTGTTTATGCCTTGGGTAGTCGTGAATAATAAATCACTCGGAAAG GACTACGGAGAGTTCACCACCTATATCTGCAGTTCATACAAAGGCAAAATCAAGCCAAATGCCTGCAAATCATCCACCTAA
- the LOC118039371 gene encoding kinetochore protein SPC24 homolog — MGDFSGKIDVEKLISFSDDLVAVLKDQKDINNLTHCLQQSQSLKSSCDAEFNDSKTLIEDYEKKIEECKKKTEKAKTEVVSDADMEILEQELEAELQKEAALMEELRVINNEISDLECQRVSFEERKRNMKKNEKDELRAQRMLSMYASVTNIIPDLDDHSKISGHIVHRDNKAVEKFEFDPTKISSFEICQSIWEMINKQ; from the exons atgggggATTTCTCTGGAAAAATCGACGTAGAGAAACTAATCTCATTCAGCGACGATCTCGTCGCCGTTTTGAAGGATCAAAAAGACATTAACAACTTGACTCACTGTCTTCAACAGTCACAATCTCTCAAATCCTCTTGCGATGCTGAATTCAACGACTCCAAAACCCTAATCGAAG ATTATGAGAAAAAGATAGAAGAATGCAAGAAGAAAACGGAGAAGGCGAAAACGGAAGTTGTTTCCGATGCCGACATGGAGATTCTGGAGCAGGAATTGGAAGCGGAGCTTCAAAAAGAAGCTGCTCTTATGGAGGAGCTCAGA GTGATCAACAATGAGATTAGTGATCTGGAGTGTCAACGGGTTTCTTTTGAGGAACGTAAGcggaatatgaagaaaaacgAGAAAGATGAGCTCAGAGCACA GAGGATGCTTTCAATGTATGCATCTGTGACTAATATCATTCCAGACTTGGATGATCACTCCAAAATCTCTGGCC ATATTGTGCATAGAGATAACAAGGCTGTtgagaaatttgaatttgatccaACAAAGATAAGTTCATTTGAAATATGTCAGAGCATCTGGGAGATGATAAATAAGCAATAG
- the LOC118039377 gene encoding gamma-interferon-responsive lysosomal thiol protein, with product MASRPSLFTAFLLFICTALFLIASTSSSQNVTLSLYYETLCPYCADFIVNHLVKVFDRGLISIVNLRLIPWGNAFIQPNGSFVCQHGTNECFLNAIEACTVTIYPDAVRHFRFIHCVEKMSLENKMNEWVNCFGMSGLGKAPIDCYTSGYGEVLERKYAAETSQLKPPHRFVPWVVVNNQPLREDFENFVSYICKAYRGTKIPEACKSLPLESNSSQKENHINSVCYVDQTSNLTSSAPAIN from the exons ATGGCTTCTCGTCCTTCATTGTTCACCGCCTTCTTGCTTTTCATCTGCACTGCATTGTTCTTGATCGCATCTACTAGCAGCAGTCAAAACGTTACGCTGTCTTTGTACTATGAAACTCTGTGCCCATATTGTGCAGATTTCATAGTGAACCATTTGGTTAAAGTCTTTGACAGAGGACTCATCTCCATTGTCAATCTCAGATTGATTCCCTGGGGAAATGCTTTCATCCAACCTAATGGCAGCTTTGTTTGCCAG CATGGTACGAATGAATGTTTCCTAAATGCTATCGAAGCCTGCACTGTAACCATTTACCCTGATGCG GTCAGGCATTTTAGATTTATACACTGTGTTGAGAAAATGTCCTTGGAAAACAAGATGAACGAGTGGGTTAATTGCTTTGGTATGAGTGGGCTGGGCAAAGCACCAATTGATTGCTACACGAGTGGATATGGGGAAGTG CTCGAGAGAAAATATGCAGCTGAAACTTCCCAGCTCAAACCACCCCATAGATTTGTGCCATGGGTGGTGGTGAATAATCAACCACTCCGGGAG GACTTTGAGAATTTTGTGAGCTATATCTGCAAGGCTTACAGAGGGACGAAAATCCCAGAGGCCTGCAAATCACTTCCTCTGGAGAGCAATTCATCGCAGAAGGAAAATCACATCAATTCTGTTTGCTATGTAGACCAAACCAGCAACCTGACATCATCAGCTCCGGCAATAAATTGA
- the LOC118039372 gene encoding gamma-interferon-responsive lysosomal thiol protein codes for MGSSPLLSFLLLTSLVFLFVTPSHSSEYDVAREPAPPVTSRKISRNSEKVKMSLYYESLCPYCSSFIAGPLAQVLETDLMTILNLRLVPWGNAILDSNNTIECQHGEDECYLNIIHACAINLWPDLKKHFDFIKCIEKQYKAPDRNGAEESWEECSGKLGLSTQSIKKCYDSGHGKELVLQNAKETDHLRPPHKYVPWVVVDDTPLLDDYGSFIHYVCKAYKGKSLPKTCSSHPNTSINKDTSLQSVCHAS; via the exons ATGGGCTCTTCTCCATTACTCTCTTTCCTTCTTCTCACTTCTCTGGTGTTCTTGTTCGTCACCCCTTCCCATTCTTCAGAGTACGATGTTGCTCGGGAACCAGCGCCTCCTGTTACGTCCAGGAAAATCTCTCGCAATTCTGAGAAAGTTAAAATGTCTTTATATTATGAATCTCTGTGTCCGTATTGCAGCAGTTTCATTGCAGGTCCCCTGGCTCAGGTCCTGGAGACTGATCTCATGACCATTCTCAATCTCAGACTGGTTCCATGGGGAAATGCTATTCTAGACTCCAACAATACCATTGAGTGTCAG CATGGGGAAGATGAATGTTATCTGAACATCATACATGCTTGTGCCATCAACCTCTGGCCTGATTTG AAGAAGCACTTCGATTTCATCAAGTGTATCGAAAAGCAATATAAAGCTCCTGATAGAAATGGAGCAGAAGAATCCTGGGAAGAATGTTCTGGTAAATTGGGACTGTCTACACAATCCATCAAGAAATGCTATGACAGTGGACATGGAAAAGAG CTTGTCCTACAAAATGCCAAAGAAACAGATCATCTCAGACCGCCTCACAAATACGTCCCATGGGTGGTAGTTGATGATACACCTCTCCTTGAT gaCTATGGGAGTTTCATTCACTATGTTTGCAAGGCATACAAAGGCAAGTCTTTGCCCAAGACTTGCAGTTCACATCCCAACACCTCAATTAACAAGGACACCTCACTCCAATCAGTCTGTCATGCAAGTTAA
- the LOC118039369 gene encoding protein NODULATION SIGNALING PATHWAY 2-like — translation MMQPEVFQPSWPFYRVISSNNLDQLGFYGTDMDAYVDACQFSSSFVNNEDIYDISSMFPAVFNGDQSVQSPPCVEDFLMEGFEPNLFKEMELIFCESEGNSSSSEASMDTTPIPQSTLELPGEELQLENQVSLFHLLKAYGEAMDGGQSELADVIMRCVSERVSPAGEALECLAFNLCHDLEKQGDDYIKRESCRNFELAFMAFYQLFPYGRFAHFAANSAILEALPADAETIHIVDFDLGEGIQWPPLIEDLAHLQKAVRLTAIKWKKDDCNWAPMVWSFDAAKRRLLDHARCFGLNLKVEEMGIEDLVSEEKKANKRGGGKEWLVFNTMLRLPHMGRARSRQLVEQFLRVAGDLVANSAFCNSGSRGIITFGDGDSCENLKNSSDFGSFFEGNMAHYKALIDSIESKFPVHHTEARMTLECLFVAPYVSSQDWYQKWVEMKQGCNLELGNVFEGWRVSRVSLEEAREVVGDEQSSYGVRIGGDLGNEMILQWKSTPLVRVSTWRK, via the coding sequence ATGATGCAACCAGAAGTTTTCCAGCCTTCATGGCCATTCTACAGGGTCATAAGCTCAAATAATCTTGACCAACTTGGTTTCTATGGTACTGACATGGATGCCTATGTTGATGCCTGTCAATTCTCTTCTTCGTTTGTCAACAATGAGGATATCTATGATATTTCCTCAATGTTTCCTGCAGTTTTCAATGGTGATCAGTCTGTCCAATCCCCACCTTGCGTAGAGGATTTTTTGATGGAGGGCTTTGAACCTAATCTCTTCAAGGAAATGGAGCTTATATTCTGTGAGAGCGAGGGAAATTCTTCTTCAAGTGAAGCATCCATGGACACCACACCAATTCCACAGTCAACACTTGAATTACCAGGGGAAGAGCTACAGCTTGAAAATCAAGTGAGTCTCTTTCATTTACTCAAGGCTTATGGAGAAGCCATGGATGGAGGGCAGAGTGAGCTTGCAGATGTGATCATGAGATGTGTAAGTGAGAGAGTTAGCCCAGCTGGTGAAGCCTTGGAGTGTCTCGCCTTTAATCTATGCCACGATCTTGAGAAGCAAGGGGATGATTATATAAAACGAGAATCCTGCAGGAATTTTGAGTTAGCTTTCATGGCATTCTACCAACTTTTCCCATATGGGAGATTTGCTCACTTCGCTGCCAATTCAGCAATCCTTGAAGCTCTTCCAGCTGATGCAGAGACAATACACATAGTGGACTTCGATCTTGGGGAAGGCATTCAATGGCCTCCATTGATTGAGGACTTGGCACACCTACAAAAGGCAGTGAGATTGACAGCaataaaatggaaaaaggaTGACTGCAATTGGGCTCCCATGGTTTGGAGTTTCGACGCAGCGAAAAGGAGACTTCTTGATCATGCAAGATGCTTTGGTCTAAACCTGAAGGTGGAGGAGATGGGAATTGAAGATTTGGTGAGTGAGGAAAAGAAGGCAAATAAAAGAGGTGGTGGGAAAGAATGGTTAGTCTTCAACACCATGCTCAGACTTCCTCACATGGGAAGGGCAAGGAGCAGACAGCTTGTTGAACAGTTCCTAAGGGTAGCCGGAGACTTGGTGGCCAATTCCGCCTTCTGCAACTCCGGCAGCAGGGGAATTATTACTTTTGGTGATGGTGATTCCTGTGAAAACTTGAAGAACAGTTCCGATTTTGGATCATTTTTCGAAGGGAATATGGCGCATTACAAAGCCCTGATTGATTCAATCGAGTCCAAATTCCCAGTTCATCACACAGAAGCAAGAATGACATTGGAGTGTCTGTTCGTGGCACCCTACGTCTCCTCCCAGGATTGGTACCAAAAGTGGGTGGAGATGAAGCAAGGTTGCAATCTTGAGCTGGGAAATGTGTTTGAAGGATGGAGGGTGAGCAGAGTGAGCCTGGAGGAAGCTAGAGAAGTGGTGGGAGACGAGCAAAGTTCTTATGGAGTAAGGATCGGGGGAGACCTGGGAAATGAGATGATTTTACAGTGGAAATCAACTCCGTTAGTCAGAGTTTCTACATGGAGAAAATAA
- the LOC118039373 gene encoding gamma-interferon-responsive lysosomal thiol protein isoform X2 yields the protein MTSTKLVFTFIVASFLIFLLPPSHAASHSDFEDIKISSSMDSQMVNLSVYYEALSPSCATFIIQNLTGVFDDDLITITNLRMVPWGNAHVNETDNTIICQDKYYALIHCIEFLVIDGTHSDWQSCFNSLGLSEEPILECYNNGTGAKLQALNGYETAHLDPPHVFMPWVVVNNKSLGKDYGEFTTYICSSYKGKIKPNACKSST from the exons atgacttcTACAAAACTAGTCTTCACATTCATCGTTGCTTCCTTCTTGATCTTCCTTCTACCTCCATCTCACGCTGCTTCTCACTCAGATTTCGAAGATATCAAGATATCATCCTCCATGGATTCTCAAATGGTTAACCTCTCTGTTTACTATGAAGCATTAAGCCCATCTTGTGCAACCTTCATTATCCAAAATCTCACAGGTGTCTTCGACGATGATCTCATCACCATCACCAATCTCAGGATGGTACCTTGGGGTAATGCTCATGTCAACGAAACAGACAACACCATCATTTGTCAG GACAAATATTATGCACTGATTCACTGCATTGAGTTCCTTGTTATCGATGGAACGCATTCGGATTGGCAGTCTTGTTTCAACTCGCTTGGATTGTCCGAAGAACCTATTTTGGAGTGTTATAACAATGGAACTGGAGCAAAG CTTCAAGCTTTAAATGGTTATGAAACTGCACATCTTGATCCGCCTCATGTGTTTATGCCTTGGGTAGTCGTGAATAATAAATCACTCGGAAAG GACTACGGAGAGTTCACCACCTATATCTGCAGTTCATACAAAGGCAAAATCAAGCCAAATGCCTGCAAATCATCCACCTAA